In the genome of Calothrix sp. PCC 6303, the window TTGTAACATTGGCAAATATCTACCTGCTGGTAGTGTGATATTACTTACAGGAGAATTAGGCGCAGGTAAAACAACTTTAGTTCAAGGAATCGGTGAAGGCTTGGAAATTGAGGATTCTATCGTTAGTCCAACTTTTACCATCATCAATGAATATACTGAAGGACGTATACCTCTTTATCACCTAGATTTATACCGTTTAGAACCAGCAGAAGTTCAAGCATTGAACCTAGAAAACTATTGGGAAGGTATCGAAGCTGTACCAGGAATTACAGCGATTGAGTGGTCAGAAAGAATGCCATACATGCCAGAAAGCTATTTGAATATTACCCTAAGTTATAGCGATGAAGGCACAAGGCAGGTAGAATTAATTGTGAAAGATTTTGAATTACCGGATTTTTTTACCAAAAATAAAAATAACAACACAGCTGGAATATGAGACGCAATATATCGTGTCTCTACAAAACTTATCTGACGCTGTTACTTCCTCAGCATTTGGGGTTGTCCCCAGATAATTCGCTCATTCTTATATATGGCAATCCCTGGTTTTGCACCTTTGGGTTTATATACATGCTTGGGTTGGGTATAAACTACGGGTACTTGTTCGCTTTGGCGGGCGCGGCTATAGTATGCAGCTAAATTGGCGGTATACTGAAGGTCTCCTTCATCGGGAACTGTCCCAGGGGTCAAACGTAAGAGAATGTGACTACCGGGTATTTCTTGAGCATGAAACCACAAATCATAGTCGTTGGCAACACGGAAAGTTAATTGATCGTTTTGTTTGTTGTTGCGTCCAATGAGGATTTCTAAACCGCTTGGTGTGCGAAAACTCCGGAAATTTGTACTAGGTTCGTTATTTGCACCCACCCTTTGATCTGGGTTTTCCATGTATTTCTGTCCCACCATCTCATCGCGGATTTCTAACAAAGCTTCCAAATCTTCGCTGCTTTGGTAGGTTTCGATTTGGGAAATTGCCGCTTCGATTTGTTCTAAATAGCCAATTTCGCTGTTTGTTTCTGCTAAAAGTGGTTCAACTGCTGAACGCGCACGTTTGAGCTTTTGGTGCTGTTTGTATAATAATTGAGCATTGACAACTGCATTTTTGTCAGGTTCAAGGGGAATTACCACAGGTTTCCCACTCTCAAAATCAGCCAAGGTAATTTCTTGCATTCCTGGTTCCCAACTATGCAAGTATGCCATCAATAGGTCAGCAGAGGCACGATATTCATCAGCGCGATCGCTTTGTTGTAATCTGGTGCTAAATGCCGTGGCTTTTTGGCGCAACTTCTCTAAAATGTTGTTGAGTTTCTGAGTTAGTTGATGTCGCAGTTGGGAAAATATCAGTTGGTTAAATTGAGTTGTGTAGTAGTTATTAATTAATTCTTGGGTATTTTTGGTTGTTTCTGTCCCACCCCAACCCAAAACGTTATAACCTGCTGTGGTGTAAGCAGGGTGAAAATCGTTATTTTCTAAAGCTTGTAACCATTCTTGCCACTTGCTAAATAAACCTTGCCATTGGGAATCTGTGAGGGTATCGGTTGTCATTTCCCCATCTAGATTTGCCACATCCAACATCGATTGCAACAAAGCTGGAGAAACACCGCGATGAGTTTTGAGTAGCTGTTTTTTTAACCCTCCCGGTACCAAGCTTACCCTTTCTTGCCAACGCGATCGCGCTTCGCTCAAACTGGGAGTAGTATTAGTTAAACTTGGGGGTTTCTCGTAAGCTTGTCCAGTTAAAATGGTGCGAACACTGGATTGCTGCTGATTAACTTGGTGTGCGGTGGTAATAATTTCGTTTTTGGCATTGGTGAGGACAACATTACTATATTTCCCCATAATTTCCACATAAATGTGGTATAGTGGCTCCTCCCCAGGACGACGAGCAAACTGTAAATCGACAACTCGCTCCCAAGGCGCAATATTTTCGATTCCCACCAAAGCCAAACCACCCAGCTGGCTCACCAATTGCTGACTGAAAGTAAAAGTATCAGGAATGCGAGGGGGAGGATTGCCAATATGTAACCGGGCAGCTTGGGAATGCCAAGACACCTCCAACCATCCTCGCTGATTTAACGTCCGCAGTGCTATGGAAACAGTATAGCGATCGCGCTGGTAAACTTGCTCAAGCCGTGACGGCAACCACTCAGCGCGAAGTTCGCTACAAACAGCACTCAAAGTTGTAAAGTCAAAGGATTGCAAAACAATTAGCCGCCAGCATTCTATCTTCGATGCATAGTATAACTTGCCTGAATGCTAAGAAACTGATTTTTAATCAGCAATTCGACTTTTCTATCGAAAGTAGGGGGTCTAAGTTTTACTACTCAGCACTACTCCAACTCTAAAACACCTCGCGTCCCATCACGACGTTTTTGGTCTTTAGCATCAAATTTCGCCACACAAGAGCCTTTATCAACCATGACACAACTCAAATAATCGGTTGCTTCAATCAACGCTGCACGTAAAGCCTTGCCAACAGGTGCTCGCTTTGTTTTTGCGCTATTTCCTCCCACATTGATGCCGCCAATACTAACTCCAGCAGATCCACCTTTAGATTCTGAAGTTGCACGTCCTTCGATGGTACGAGAATGAACTACTTCTCCAGTAGTGGAATCTACAACACGCAAATCAATCGCAATATAAGCCTGTTGTTTTTTCTGATTAC includes:
- a CDS encoding bifunctional alanine racemase/tRNA (adenosine(37)-N6)-threonylcarbamoyltransferase complex ATPase subunit type 1 TsaE produces the protein MKIFLADSDATRSLGCNIGKYLPAGSVILLTGELGAGKTTLVQGIGEGLEIEDSIVSPTFTIINEYTEGRIPLYHLDLYRLEPAEVQALNLENYWEGIEAVPGITAIEWSERMPYMPESYLNITLSYSDEGTRQVELIVKDFELPDFFTKNKNNNTAGI
- a CDS encoding NFACT family protein, with the translated sequence MQSFDFTTLSAVCSELRAEWLPSRLEQVYQRDRYTVSIALRTLNQRGWLEVSWHSQAARLHIGNPPPRIPDTFTFSQQLVSQLGGLALVGIENIAPWERVVDLQFARRPGEEPLYHIYVEIMGKYSNVVLTNAKNEIITTAHQVNQQQSSVRTILTGQAYEKPPSLTNTTPSLSEARSRWQERVSLVPGGLKKQLLKTHRGVSPALLQSMLDVANLDGEMTTDTLTDSQWQGLFSKWQEWLQALENNDFHPAYTTAGYNVLGWGGTETTKNTQELINNYYTTQFNQLIFSQLRHQLTQKLNNILEKLRQKATAFSTRLQQSDRADEYRASADLLMAYLHSWEPGMQEITLADFESGKPVVIPLEPDKNAVVNAQLLYKQHQKLKRARSAVEPLLAETNSEIGYLEQIEAAISQIETYQSSEDLEALLEIRDEMVGQKYMENPDQRVGANNEPSTNFRSFRTPSGLEILIGRNNKQNDQLTFRVANDYDLWFHAQEIPGSHILLRLTPGTVPDEGDLQYTANLAAYYSRARQSEQVPVVYTQPKHVYKPKGAKPGIAIYKNERIIWGQPQMLRK